A stretch of the Streptomyces ortus genome encodes the following:
- a CDS encoding DMT family transporter → MPDARRTDAVLLLVALVWGSSYLSAQTATAVLPVLVVLFARYALSAVACLGLVAADRKSGPWTRDEIRLGLPLGVTQAAVLVVETYGVAHTSAANAGLIISLTIVITPLLDRTGRGGGLPPAFYAAAGVCLLAVGLLMSGNGFHAPRLGDLLMLAAAVIRAGHVALVGRLAVGRAVRPLRLTTVQTLVGTGLFLVPASGDLPSLVHVGAAGWAQLVYLALFCSVFAFLAQTWAVQRTSASRASLLLGTEPVWAAAVGIALAGDHFTPLTGLGAALLVAGTYWGQATERAHRARSASAATPWAPTGVRAAARPATPDPHLTTAPAPSAPAEDPACPSTTPTTSSTTTTATTPTSV, encoded by the coding sequence GTGCCCGATGCCCGCCGTACCGATGCGGTACTCCTCCTGGTCGCTCTCGTCTGGGGCTCCAGCTATCTGTCCGCCCAGACGGCGACCGCCGTACTCCCCGTCCTGGTCGTGCTGTTCGCGCGGTACGCCCTGTCCGCCGTCGCCTGTCTCGGCCTGGTGGCCGCCGACCGGAAGTCCGGTCCGTGGACCCGCGACGAGATCCGGCTCGGCCTGCCCCTGGGCGTCACCCAGGCGGCCGTCCTGGTCGTCGAGACGTACGGCGTCGCGCACACCAGTGCCGCCAACGCGGGCCTCATCATCAGCCTGACCATCGTGATCACCCCTCTCCTGGACCGCACCGGCCGCGGCGGCGGTCTCCCGCCGGCCTTCTACGCCGCCGCCGGCGTCTGTCTGCTGGCCGTCGGCCTCCTCATGTCGGGCAACGGCTTCCACGCGCCCCGGCTCGGCGACCTGCTGATGCTCGCCGCCGCGGTGATACGCGCCGGGCATGTCGCGCTGGTCGGCCGGCTCGCCGTGGGCCGCGCCGTCCGGCCGCTGCGGCTGACCACCGTGCAGACCCTCGTCGGTACCGGGCTGTTCCTGGTCCCCGCCTCCGGCGACCTGCCCTCCCTCGTGCACGTCGGCGCGGCGGGCTGGGCCCAGCTGGTCTATCTCGCCCTGTTCTGCAGCGTGTTCGCCTTCCTCGCCCAGACCTGGGCCGTCCAGCGCACCTCGGCCAGCCGGGCCAGCCTCCTGCTGGGCACCGAGCCGGTCTGGGCCGCGGCGGTGGGAATCGCCCTGGCCGGCGACCACTTCACCCCGCTCACGGGCCTCGGCGCGGCCCTGCTGGTCGCCGGAACCTACTGGGGCCAGGCGACCGAACGCGCCCACCGCGCCCGCTCGGCGTCGGCCGCGACACCATGGGCCCCGACCGGGGTGCGGGCAGCCGCGCGACCGGCCACACCGGACCCGCACCTCACCACCGCACCCGCCCCATCAGCTCCCGCGGAGGACCCCGCATGTCCGA